A window from Streptomyces sp. NBC_00271 encodes these proteins:
- a CDS encoding helix-turn-helix transcriptional regulator has protein sequence MDHDTRPDPVEGLGQFLRSHRGRLSPVDAGLPSAGRRRVPGLRRDEVATLAGVSPSYYSRLEQGRERSPSLRVLEAMARVLQLGEEDKRELFRLAQPATRRTKRPFRVERVRPHLRQLIESWTRTPAFIVGHAQDLLATNALADALYRDFAQHDNVLRMLFLDPAAKTFYKNAERAKHRAVADLQQSAASTPEDPRIVELVGDLSVRSPEFRSLWAREYTRVPPYDVKQIHHSDVGDLELPHEALAIRSAPGQQLVILQAEPGSPSADGLALLGSISAPEVPHQQNPAHGA, from the coding sequence ATGGACCACGACACGCGCCCTGACCCGGTTGAAGGGCTGGGGCAGTTCCTCCGCTCCCACAGGGGACGCCTCAGCCCCGTGGACGCAGGACTGCCCAGCGCCGGCCGGCGAAGGGTGCCCGGCTTGCGGCGTGACGAGGTCGCGACGCTCGCAGGTGTCAGTCCGAGCTACTACAGCCGACTCGAGCAGGGCCGTGAACGCAGCCCCTCGCTCCGGGTGCTGGAGGCCATGGCCCGCGTCCTGCAACTCGGAGAAGAGGACAAGCGGGAACTCTTCCGGCTGGCCCAGCCGGCAACCCGCCGCACGAAGCGACCCTTCCGGGTCGAGCGCGTCCGCCCGCATCTGCGGCAACTGATTGAAAGCTGGACCAGGACGCCGGCCTTCATCGTCGGACATGCCCAGGACCTGCTGGCCACCAACGCACTGGCCGATGCCCTCTACCGCGACTTCGCGCAGCACGACAACGTGCTGCGCATGCTCTTTCTGGACCCCGCGGCGAAGACCTTCTACAAGAACGCGGAGCGGGCCAAGCACCGTGCGGTCGCCGACCTTCAGCAGTCCGCCGCGAGCACGCCCGAGGATCCCCGCATCGTGGAGCTCGTAGGCGACCTGTCGGTGCGCAGCCCGGAGTTCCGCTCCTTGTGGGCACGCGAGTACACCCGGGTCCCGCCCTACGACGTCAAGCAGATCCACCACTCCGACGTGGGGGACCTGGAGTTGCCGCATGAGGCCCTCGCCATCCGCAGCGCTCCGGGACAGCAGCTCGTCATCCTGCAGGCCGAGCCGGGCTCCCCCTCCGCCGACGGCCTGGCCCTGCTGGGCTCCATCAGCGCACCTGAAGTACCTCACCAGCAGAATCCCGCACACGGCGCCTGA
- a CDS encoding SDR family NAD(P)-dependent oxidoreductase, translated as MATWFVTGASRGIGAEIARAALAGGNNVVVAVRNPERVPADLKSSDNVFAVALDVTDNDSIPQAVEAAVDRFGGIDVLVNNAGRGLLGALEEITDAEARSLFDLNVFGLINVTRAVLPVMRKQGSGRLVHIGSRSGFEGEPGVSLYSASKFAVAGISEALSAEMAPFGIQSMVVEPGVFRTDFLDASSLSIAANRIADYDDTPAHVTLDWIDQANHAQLGDPVKGAALIFEVASTEKLPTHLYLGRDAIERLDVKYQQVQDDLAPWREKSAATAHHDAA; from the coding sequence ATGGCTACGTGGTTTGTCACCGGCGCCTCCCGTGGAATCGGCGCTGAAATCGCCCGCGCCGCTCTGGCAGGCGGTAACAATGTCGTGGTCGCCGTACGAAACCCGGAACGCGTTCCGGCCGATCTGAAGAGCTCGGACAACGTCTTCGCGGTCGCCCTGGACGTCACGGACAACGACAGCATCCCGCAGGCGGTCGAGGCCGCCGTGGACCGATTCGGGGGCATCGACGTCCTGGTCAACAACGCCGGCCGCGGCCTGCTCGGCGCGTTGGAGGAGATCACCGACGCGGAGGCCCGGTCGCTGTTCGACCTCAACGTCTTCGGCCTGATCAACGTCACCCGTGCCGTGCTGCCCGTCATGCGCAAGCAGGGGTCCGGCAGGCTGGTGCACATCGGTTCCCGGTCGGGTTTCGAGGGCGAGCCCGGCGTCAGCCTGTACAGCGCGTCGAAGTTCGCGGTCGCCGGCATCAGCGAAGCACTCTCCGCGGAGATGGCGCCGTTCGGGATCCAGTCGATGGTCGTCGAGCCGGGCGTCTTCCGCACCGACTTCCTCGACGCCAGCTCGCTGTCGATCGCCGCAAACCGCATCGCCGACTACGACGACACCCCCGCGCACGTGACGCTGGACTGGATCGACCAGGCCAACCACGCCCAGCTCGGCGACCCCGTCAAGGGCGCCGCGCTCATCTTCGAGGTCGCCTCCACCGAGAAGCTGCCCACGCACCTCTACCTCGGACGCGACGCCATCGAGCGCCTCGACGTCAAGTACCAGCAGGTGCAGGACGACCTCGCCCCGTGGCGCGAGAAGTCCGCCGCCACCGCGCACCACGACGCCGCCTGA
- a CDS encoding SDR family oxidoreductase yields the protein MGAVTAERLAELGATVVVLARRKERLDSLVKNIEAAGGTALALAVDVTDRAAVQSAADQVAERFGKADLVFNNAGVQLISGIEELKVDDWQRQIDLNITGLMNVIAAFLPHLTDSAAQGKAADLINTSSIAATRILAKFSIYSGAKASISHLTRLLRVELGPKMVCVATIEPGMVDTELPDHVTDPDASKLMADLIHDIDYLQSADIAETVAFMAAVPRHVNLTEITIMPTAQAMSITRR from the coding sequence ATGGGTGCCGTCACCGCCGAACGCCTCGCCGAGCTCGGTGCCACGGTGGTCGTACTGGCCCGGCGCAAGGAGCGCCTCGACAGCCTGGTCAAGAACATCGAGGCCGCCGGCGGCACCGCACTCGCCCTCGCCGTCGACGTCACCGACCGCGCCGCCGTCCAGAGCGCCGCCGACCAGGTCGCCGAGCGCTTCGGCAAGGCCGACCTCGTGTTCAACAACGCCGGAGTCCAGCTCATCTCCGGCATCGAGGAACTCAAGGTCGACGACTGGCAGCGCCAGATCGACCTCAACATCACCGGCCTGATGAACGTCATCGCCGCGTTCCTCCCCCACCTGACGGACTCCGCCGCCCAGGGCAAGGCCGCCGACCTGATCAACACCTCGTCCATCGCGGCCACCCGCATCCTGGCGAAGTTCTCGATCTACTCCGGCGCCAAGGCCTCCATCAGCCACCTCACCCGACTGCTCCGCGTCGAACTCGGCCCCAAGATGGTCTGCGTCGCCACCATCGAACCCGGCATGGTCGACACCGAACTCCCCGACCACGTCACCGACCCCGACGCCTCCAAGCTGATGGCCGACCTCATCCACGACATCGACTACCTCCAGAGCGCCGACATCGCCGAAACCGTCGCCTTCATGGCCGCCGTGCCCCGCCACGTCAACCTCACCGAGATCACCATCATGCCCACGGCTCAGGCCATGTCAATTACCCGGCGCTAA
- a CDS encoding GntR family transcriptional regulator codes for MKADAPGAVLKRERVRDFILDLIESHRPGDAIPSERSLCARLGVSRPTLRAAVDELVAAGLLVREHGRGMFVAPEKITQELVSGQQAMTVPQASGTWSSRLLEFTTIPAGARVGRKLRISPAVDIVYVARLRQVDGAPMAIEHLHIRADLVPTLSAQELEAGDLYEHLREQHGVHVQEAVQAIEPTVVTRAEAELLDVPELSPALLFERLTSDTTGQPVEYVHSIYRGDRYRIVSRLTLGPSAAVPPARLGHHPGIPPGDFAHRDTIASSTHGDIQSAP; via the coding sequence ATGAAGGCTGACGCACCAGGTGCGGTGCTCAAACGGGAGCGAGTTCGCGACTTCATCCTCGACCTCATCGAGTCACACCGCCCGGGAGACGCGATCCCCTCCGAGCGTTCCCTGTGCGCCCGCCTGGGTGTGTCACGCCCGACCCTGCGCGCGGCGGTCGACGAGCTCGTCGCCGCGGGTCTTCTGGTGCGGGAGCACGGCCGCGGCATGTTCGTGGCACCCGAGAAGATCACCCAGGAACTCGTCTCGGGTCAGCAGGCCATGACGGTGCCCCAGGCCTCCGGGACCTGGTCGAGTCGCCTGCTGGAGTTCACCACCATTCCGGCAGGCGCGCGTGTGGGCCGCAAGCTGCGCATCTCGCCCGCCGTCGACATCGTGTACGTGGCACGGCTGCGCCAGGTCGACGGCGCCCCGATGGCCATCGAGCATCTGCACATCAGGGCCGATCTGGTCCCCACCCTGTCCGCCCAGGAACTGGAAGCCGGCGACCTGTACGAGCACCTGCGCGAACAGCATGGCGTGCACGTCCAGGAGGCCGTACAGGCGATCGAGCCGACCGTCGTCACCCGGGCGGAGGCCGAGCTGCTCGACGTGCCCGAGCTGTCCCCGGCGCTGCTCTTCGAGCGGCTCACCTCGGACACCACGGGGCAGCCCGTCGAATACGTCCACTCGATCTACCGCGGCGACCGCTATCGCATCGTCTCCCGGCTCACCCTCGGTCCCTCGGCCGCGGTGCCGCCGGCCCGGCTCGGACACCACCCCGGCATCCCCCCGGGCGACTTCGCCCACCGCGACACCATCGCGTCCTCCACACACGGGGACATCCAGTCGGCACCGTGA